From the Vibrio vulnificus CMCP6 genome, one window contains:
- a CDS encoding biotin-dependent carboxyltransferase family protein, with amino-acid sequence MSETGLRVIKAGPLSLIQDFGRFGLAHSGVTQGGPVDDYAYSWSNYLLGNSVNCSSVEITFGQTAFEVMSDCHLAICGGDLSATLNGKPLNNWSDFIARKGEILTFGLPRNGLRSYLSVKGGFDVAPHLGSSSTVIRDHLGGLSANGEALKADDYLAFNPHVLPTQKSRALTFRFKPDYNLPLKLRVIEGFQVDDFDDHERERLYQTRFEVDTNSNRMGYRLADGKITPPYSGILSEGITLGAIQIPPNGHPIILLNDHQTIGGYPKIGCVARIDLPRLAQAKPGQEVRFIKGDREGLQDVWCQWARFFGY; translated from the coding sequence ATGAGCGAAACAGGATTAAGAGTCATTAAAGCTGGCCCACTAAGTTTAATTCAAGACTTTGGCCGTTTTGGCTTAGCGCATTCTGGCGTGACACAAGGTGGCCCGGTGGATGATTACGCTTACAGTTGGTCAAATTATTTGCTCGGTAACTCGGTCAATTGTAGCTCCGTCGAAATCACCTTTGGCCAGACTGCGTTTGAAGTGATGAGTGATTGCCATTTGGCAATTTGCGGAGGCGATTTGTCAGCCACGTTAAATGGCAAGCCGCTTAACAATTGGAGCGACTTCATTGCACGTAAAGGGGAAATTCTGACGTTTGGCTTACCCAGAAACGGCCTAAGAAGTTACCTTTCTGTCAAAGGCGGCTTTGATGTTGCCCCCCATCTTGGCAGTAGCAGTACAGTCATTCGCGATCACCTTGGTGGTTTGTCGGCCAATGGTGAAGCGCTCAAAGCGGACGATTACTTAGCGTTCAATCCCCATGTACTGCCAACACAAAAATCTCGCGCACTCACCTTTCGTTTTAAACCGGATTACAACTTGCCTCTTAAGCTTAGAGTGATTGAAGGGTTCCAAGTAGATGATTTTGATGATCATGAGCGAGAACGTTTGTATCAAACCCGATTTGAAGTGGACACAAATTCCAACCGAATGGGCTACCGATTGGCTGATGGGAAAATTACGCCGCCCTACAGCGGGATTTTGTCTGAAGGTATTACTTTGGGCGCGATTCAAATTCCCCCCAATGGGCACCCAATCATCTTGTTGAACGATCATCAAACCATTGGGGGCTATCCGAAAATTGGCTGTGTAGCTCGTATTGATCTTCCACGTTTGGCTCAAGCCAAACCGGGTCAGGAAGTCCGTTTTATTAAAGGTGATCGTGAAGGCTTACAAGACGTTTGGTGCCAATGGGCCAGATTTTTTGGCTATTAA